The following coding sequences lie in one Dethiosulfovibrio salsuginis genomic window:
- the rplS gene encoding 50S ribosomal protein L19, whose amino-acid sequence MDPRIRLIEQKFIKRDGSAFRAGDSVKVHVRVKEGARERIQMFEGVVIAKKHGGLSETFTVRKISGGIGVERIFPLHCPSVEKIEVLRHGRVRRAKLYYLRDRSGKSARIRERRR is encoded by the coding sequence ATGGATCCCAGGATCAGACTTATTGAGCAGAAATTCATAAAACGTGACGGATCTGCGTTCCGCGCAGGAGATTCGGTGAAGGTTCACGTCAGGGTCAAAGAGGGCGCCAGAGAACGAATCCAGATGTTCGAAGGTGTGGTTATCGCCAAGAAGCACGGTGGTCTCAGTGAGACTTTCACCGTGAGGAAGATCTCCGGCGGTATAGGCGTGGAGAGGATTTTCCCCCTTCACTGCCCTTCCGTAGAGAAAATAGAGGTCCTTCGTCACGGAAGGGTCCGCAGGGCTAAACTCTATTACCTCAGGGACAGAAGCGGTAAATCCGCCCGTATCAGAGAGCGTCGTCGTTAA
- a CDS encoding peptidylprolyl isomerase, whose amino-acid sequence MRKLLVALMTITAVFMPSWSVAEQGKNEIEKKGDFVMVKLETNMGNIVLELDSEKAPKTTENFIAYVKDGFYDGTIFHRVIEGFMIQGGGFDDQMNQKSTKDPVENEADNGLKNENYTVAMARTQDPHSATAQFFINVKDNDFLNHTAPTTRGWGYAVFGKVVEGTEVVDAIKAVKTGNVGFHQDVPLEPVIIIKATVE is encoded by the coding sequence TTGAGGAAACTTTTGGTAGCCCTTATGACGATAACAGCCGTTTTTATGCCTAGTTGGAGCGTCGCTGAACAGGGCAAAAACGAAATAGAGAAAAAAGGAGATTTTGTTATGGTAAAACTAGAGACGAACATGGGAAACATAGTTTTAGAGCTGGACTCGGAGAAAGCGCCCAAAACAACGGAGAACTTTATAGCCTACGTGAAGGACGGCTTCTACGACGGAACTATATTTCACAGGGTTATCGAAGGATTTATGATACAGGGCGGTGGTTTTGACGATCAGATGAATCAAAAAAGCACCAAAGACCCTGTGGAGAACGAGGCGGATAACGGCCTGAAGAACGAGAATTACACCGTTGCGATGGCCCGAACCCAGGACCCTCACTCGGCTACAGCCCAGTTCTTTATCAACGTTAAGGATAACGACTTCCTCAACCACACCGCGCCTACGACGAGAGGATGGGGCTACGCGGTTTTCGGAAAGGTCGTTGAGGGAACCGAGGTAGTAGACGCCATAAAGGCCGTCAAAACGGGAAACGTAGGTTTCCATCAGGACGTTCCTCTTGAACCGGTAATCATAATAAAGGCAACGGTAGAGTAA